The following are encoded in a window of Roseimaritima ulvae genomic DNA:
- a CDS encoding Fur family transcriptional regulator, which produces MTDDESLDLVKQAIREVGLRATPARIATLQLLRHSSAPLTHAVVAEHLAASGVDKATAFRNLNDMADAGLLRRTELGDHVYRFEEFRPGEDESSSHPHFLCTACGTVSCLDDVKLTAGSQRASQAVGEVTEILLRGRCNDCQQTSP; this is translated from the coding sequence ATGACCGATGACGAATCGCTTGACCTGGTCAAGCAAGCGATTCGCGAGGTGGGGCTGCGAGCCACGCCGGCGCGAATTGCTACTTTGCAATTACTCCGGCATTCCAGTGCCCCGCTGACGCACGCGGTGGTTGCCGAACATCTGGCCGCCAGTGGAGTGGATAAAGCCACGGCGTTTCGCAATTTGAACGACATGGCCGACGCCGGTTTGCTGCGCCGTACCGAACTGGGCGACCACGTTTACCGGTTTGAAGAATTCCGGCCGGGCGAAGACGAATCGAGCAGCCACCCGCACTTTCTGTGCACCGCCTGCGGAACCGTCTCTTGCTTGGACGACGTTAAACTGACCGCCGGCAGCCAGCGTGCCAGCCAAGCGGTGGGCGAGGTCACCGAGATCCTGCTTCGCGGTCGCTGTAACGATTGCCAACAGACGTCCCCCTAA
- a CDS encoding tripartite tricarboxylate transporter permease: MNEALLQAINDVFGRPDVWLIIIASACYGIFVGAIPGLTATMAVALFVPMAYWLDPVSAVAAIVSMVACAIFAGDLPTVFLRIPGTPASAAYADDAYDLARSGQAQRLLGVALTCSVTGGIAGAIVLMLLGGQLAKVARWFSVTEYFWLYLIGLGCAVLVAPGGARWKALLALLLGLLLSTVGLSAAHIEPRFTFGMPSLYQGISFIPAMIGLFGLSEVFTNLSSDPRRGTHAKSGDALSFAGTLRQVRSDAMFRIRHRKAASTRSSLLGVLIGMLPGAGADIAAWVAFAVAKRPRSKKQANKGPVNDRQRREAIHAIGDASTANSSALAGGWIPTLVFGIPGDSVTAIVIGVLMMKNVTPGPAIFENQPALVYSIYLVFILANLVMLPIGWLAIRLGARIVRIPKPYLLPVIVLFCVTGSYALNGSLVDVTTMLVMGLIGYGLSRYGFPLGPVVLGLVLGGPLEERLIQSLTAAAGSPLGLVDRPIAIVLAVVATIIAVSVVIRGTSVGNRYSDREAGSR; the protein is encoded by the coding sequence ATGAATGAAGCGTTGTTGCAAGCGATTAACGATGTGTTTGGTCGGCCCGATGTGTGGCTGATCATCATCGCATCGGCCTGCTATGGAATCTTTGTAGGCGCAATTCCCGGTTTGACGGCGACCATGGCCGTGGCTTTGTTTGTGCCGATGGCGTATTGGCTGGATCCCGTTTCCGCGGTTGCGGCCATCGTCAGCATGGTCGCCTGTGCGATTTTTGCCGGCGACCTACCAACCGTTTTTCTGCGGATCCCCGGTACACCGGCGTCAGCGGCCTACGCGGACGATGCTTACGATCTGGCACGATCCGGCCAAGCTCAACGTTTGCTGGGCGTCGCCCTCACATGCAGTGTGACGGGTGGGATTGCCGGCGCGATCGTCTTAATGCTGCTGGGCGGTCAGCTGGCCAAAGTCGCTCGCTGGTTTTCCGTCACCGAGTACTTTTGGTTGTACCTGATCGGGCTGGGCTGCGCGGTGTTGGTGGCTCCGGGCGGGGCGCGGTGGAAAGCGTTGCTTGCTCTGCTGTTGGGATTACTGCTTTCGACGGTCGGCTTGAGTGCCGCGCATATCGAACCCAGGTTTACGTTCGGCATGCCGTCGCTGTATCAGGGCATCTCCTTCATTCCCGCGATGATTGGATTGTTTGGATTATCCGAAGTGTTTACCAACCTTTCGTCGGACCCACGACGTGGCACGCACGCGAAGAGCGGCGACGCGTTGTCTTTCGCGGGCACGCTGCGTCAAGTTCGATCCGACGCCATGTTTCGCATCCGCCACCGCAAGGCTGCGTCCACACGTTCCAGCTTATTGGGCGTGTTGATCGGAATGCTGCCCGGAGCGGGAGCCGACATCGCGGCGTGGGTCGCCTTTGCGGTTGCCAAACGGCCGAGGAGCAAAAAGCAAGCGAACAAGGGGCCCGTGAACGACCGGCAGCGGCGGGAAGCGATTCACGCGATTGGGGACGCCAGCACCGCCAATAGTTCCGCGTTGGCGGGAGGCTGGATTCCGACCTTGGTGTTCGGGATTCCGGGCGATTCGGTGACGGCGATCGTGATCGGCGTGTTGATGATGAAAAATGTCACGCCCGGCCCCGCGATCTTCGAGAACCAACCGGCGCTGGTCTACAGCATCTACCTGGTGTTCATCCTGGCCAATCTTGTGATGCTGCCCATCGGTTGGCTGGCAATTCGTTTGGGAGCTCGGATCGTGAGGATTCCCAAGCCGTATTTGCTGCCCGTGATCGTGCTGTTTTGCGTCACCGGATCTTATGCACTCAACGGTAGCCTGGTGGATGTAACCACGATGCTGGTGATGGGCCTGATCGGCTATGGGCTCAGTCGCTACGGGTTTCCTCTGGGCCCGGTGGTGCTGGGCTTGGTCCTGGGCGGTCCGCTGGAAGAACGCCTGATTCAGTCGCTGACGGCGGCCGCTGGCAGTCCATTGGGGTTGGTCGATCGGCCGATCGCCATCGTGCTGGCCGTGGTTGCCACGATCATCGCCGTCAGCGTGGTTATTAGGGGGACGTCTGTTGGCAATCGTTACAGCGACCGCGAAGCAGGATCTCGGTGA
- a CDS encoding tripartite tricarboxylate transporter substrate-binding protein, with translation MIPRGNFLRGTFLSGVAIGLMVCVAASGCRRDAAWPSRPITLVCPWSAGGGTDRVSRQVAVQLEAQLGVPVNVVNATGGGGVTGHTRGALARPDGYTLVMATVELNMLHWRGLCPVTPESFRPLARLNQDSAAIFVRADAPWTSVVELEQAFRDAKQPIPVSGTAAGGIWHLALVGWLLHSDVPIDSANWISINGSAPSLQELLAGGVEVVCCSIPEAGALLDAGEVKCLGVMSEQRSPAAPDVPTFDEQGVDWSMGGWRGLAYPRGVPEDRAEKMEAAVLTVARSEPFAEFMDTAGFNVSVTDGSRFTSFLAESDAEFGEILTAPAMQQRQAAPLNAYFVPGLLAMLAVIAAGFGFISARRGRLADVDEKTPASVNVRLMFGFAVAIALFIIGCETVGYVIAAGLLLSAMLWMLRASIPTAAMIVVVAVPGLYQVFAGVLGVPLPWGWLGW, from the coding sequence ATGATCCCTCGCGGCAATTTCTTGCGTGGGACGTTTTTGTCTGGAGTAGCGATCGGATTGATGGTTTGCGTGGCGGCGAGTGGTTGTCGCCGCGATGCTGCCTGGCCTTCGCGTCCGATCACCTTGGTTTGTCCGTGGTCGGCGGGGGGCGGAACGGATCGCGTCTCCCGGCAGGTCGCCGTGCAGCTGGAAGCCCAATTGGGCGTGCCCGTCAACGTCGTCAATGCGACCGGCGGCGGGGGCGTTACCGGACATACCCGTGGCGCCCTGGCTCGGCCCGACGGCTACACCCTGGTGATGGCCACGGTGGAATTGAACATGTTGCATTGGCGTGGTCTGTGCCCGGTCACGCCAGAAAGTTTTCGCCCCTTGGCGAGGCTGAATCAAGACAGCGCCGCGATCTTTGTGCGGGCCGACGCTCCCTGGACTTCGGTCGTCGAACTGGAACAGGCGTTTCGTGATGCGAAGCAACCGATCCCGGTGTCCGGCACGGCCGCCGGTGGCATCTGGCATCTAGCCCTGGTCGGCTGGTTGTTGCACAGTGACGTTCCCATTGATTCGGCCAACTGGATTTCGATCAACGGTTCGGCGCCGTCGCTTCAGGAATTGCTGGCCGGTGGCGTGGAGGTGGTTTGTTGTTCGATTCCCGAAGCTGGAGCGTTGCTCGACGCGGGGGAGGTGAAGTGCTTGGGAGTGATGAGCGAGCAACGCAGCCCGGCGGCGCCCGACGTGCCCACGTTTGACGAACAGGGAGTCGATTGGTCGATGGGCGGCTGGCGAGGTCTGGCGTATCCTCGGGGCGTGCCGGAGGATCGAGCGGAAAAAATGGAAGCCGCCGTCCTGACGGTGGCTCGCAGCGAGCCCTTTGCCGAGTTCATGGATACGGCTGGATTTAATGTCAGCGTCACCGACGGCAGCCGCTTCACCAGCTTTCTTGCCGAATCCGATGCGGAGTTCGGCGAAATCTTGACGGCTCCGGCGATGCAGCAACGTCAGGCGGCGCCGCTGAATGCTTACTTCGTGCCCGGTTTGTTGGCGATGCTGGCCGTGATTGCGGCCGGGTTCGGTTTCATTTCGGCTCGTCGCGGTCGCTTGGCAGACGTAGACGAGAAGACGCCGGCATCGGTCAATGTCCGGTTGATGTTCGGATTTGCCGTGGCCATCGCCTTGTTCATCATCGGCTGTGAAACGGTGGGGTATGTGATTGCGGCCGGCCTGCTGCTGTCGGCGATGTTGTGGATGTTGCGGGCATCGATACCGACCGCGGCGATGATCGTGGTTGTGGCGGTGCCCGGCTTGTACCAGGTGTTTGCCGGCGTGCTGGGCGTTCCGCTGCCCTGGGGATGGTTGGGGTGGTGA
- a CDS encoding sialidase family protein has protein sequence MNPSYLLAVVALSPIFLLPAAADAEQDQAFLKPPAVVAAGKPLHATDNRAFQGIPSLAIAPNGRLWATWYAGKTPAEDHNNYVVLSTSSDGGASWQEVLIVDPDEGGPVRAYDPELWMAPDGKLRLVWAQAIGHEGTIAGVWFLDISNPNESEPKYDPPRRITDGIMMCKPLVLSSGEWILPASTWRQTDNSARLIRSADQGKTWSLWGSCNVPQKDRAFDEHMIVERTDGKLWLLARTTYGIGESVSNDGGKTWPQLSPSKIAHPSARFFIRRLQSGNLLLVKHGPIDKRIGRSHLTAFVSKDDGKTWSGGLLLDERSSVSYPDGQQAEDGTIRIIYDFDRTGDRHILMATFREQDVLAGELVSGNAELRQLVSDASGGLEKQK, from the coding sequence ATGAATCCATCGTATCTACTTGCCGTTGTTGCCCTTTCCCCCATCTTTTTACTTCCCGCTGCGGCGGATGCCGAACAGGATCAGGCGTTTTTGAAGCCGCCTGCCGTCGTGGCTGCCGGTAAACCGCTGCATGCGACGGACAACCGTGCGTTCCAGGGCATTCCCAGTCTGGCGATTGCACCCAACGGGCGATTGTGGGCCACGTGGTACGCGGGAAAGACACCGGCCGAAGACCACAATAACTACGTCGTGCTGAGCACCAGCAGCGACGGTGGTGCTTCATGGCAGGAAGTGTTGATCGTCGATCCAGATGAAGGCGGCCCCGTGCGTGCGTACGATCCCGAATTGTGGATGGCCCCGGACGGCAAGCTGCGACTGGTCTGGGCGCAGGCCATCGGGCACGAAGGTACCATTGCCGGTGTTTGGTTTCTGGACATTTCGAATCCCAATGAGTCCGAACCGAAATACGATCCGCCGCGACGGATCACCGACGGGATCATGATGTGCAAACCATTGGTGTTGTCGTCGGGCGAATGGATTTTGCCCGCTTCTACTTGGCGTCAGACCGATAACAGCGCTCGTTTAATTCGTTCAGCGGATCAGGGCAAAACCTGGTCGCTCTGGGGCAGCTGCAATGTTCCCCAAAAAGATCGTGCCTTTGACGAACACATGATCGTCGAACGCACCGATGGCAAACTATGGTTGCTGGCACGTACGACTTACGGCATCGGCGAAAGCGTCTCGAACGATGGTGGCAAGACATGGCCGCAGCTGTCGCCTTCGAAAATTGCTCACCCCAGTGCGCGGTTCTTTATCCGTCGGCTGCAGTCCGGCAATCTGCTGCTGGTCAAGCATGGTCCGATCGACAAACGAATCGGTCGCTCTCACTTGACCGCGTTCGTTTCCAAGGACGATGGCAAGACCTGGAGCGGCGGGCTGCTGTTGGACGAACGATCGTCGGTGTCATATCCCGACGGACAACAGGCTGAGGACGGTACGATTCGAATTATCTACGACTTCGATCGAACCGGTGATCGCCACATTCTGATGGCAACGTTCCGCGAACAGGACGTGCTGGCGGGAGAGTTGGTCAGCGGCAACGCAGAACTGCGGCAGCTGGTCAGCGACGCATCCGGTGGATTGGAAAAGCAAAAATGA
- a CDS encoding ECF-type sigma factor, translated as MNRPSDGSETAHHDFSDADAVSHWIEQIKVGDSVAAGQLWQCYFDRLVRAVRQRLRGYNRAVSDEEDVVLSVFDSLFDAARDGRFSLLTDRDDLWHLLLRMSARKVIDKRRRESRQRRGGGVPIHSLDADASNADRVAEVIGKEPSPEMALMMQESVEQFFSQLGVGHLRDLAGAKLEGYTNAELAERFECSERTIERRLHLIREKFQQEMLANDEYSRKETTD; from the coding sequence ATGAACCGGCCAAGTGATGGCTCCGAAACCGCCCACCACGATTTTTCCGACGCGGACGCGGTCAGTCATTGGATTGAGCAAATCAAAGTGGGCGATTCGGTTGCAGCGGGGCAGCTTTGGCAATGCTACTTCGATCGCTTGGTGCGTGCTGTCCGACAACGTTTGCGGGGCTACAACCGCGCGGTCAGCGACGAAGAAGACGTGGTGCTGAGCGTTTTCGATAGTTTGTTTGACGCCGCTCGAGACGGCCGGTTTTCGCTGCTCACCGATCGCGATGATCTGTGGCATCTCTTGCTGCGGATGTCGGCCCGCAAGGTAATCGACAAACGGCGGCGTGAATCGCGGCAACGGCGAGGCGGGGGCGTGCCCATTCATTCGCTCGACGCCGACGCGTCGAACGCTGATCGGGTCGCGGAGGTCATCGGCAAGGAACCGTCGCCGGAAATGGCCTTGATGATGCAGGAAAGCGTTGAGCAATTTTTTTCTCAATTGGGTGTCGGGCATCTTCGTGATTTAGCGGGTGCCAAGTTAGAGGGATACACAAACGCCGAATTAGCGGAGCGATTTGAGTGTTCCGAACGGACGATTGAACGTCGTCTGCACCTGATTCGAGAAAAATTCCAACAGGAGATGCTCGCCAACGATGAATATTCGCGAAAAGAAACTACCGATTGA
- a CDS encoding serine/threonine protein kinase, with product MNIREKKLPIEALEQIDDRCAEFEKAWQTGSPVSIESILADDVADEQREVLLAELVVLELDYRRRRGESPNQQEFLDRFPEHAEQIRAVFDDAQRPTGAFVPPSIEHVAELFPALDVIELLGAGGMGAVYKAKQKGLDRVVAIKILPAEFAHDNKFALRFTREARTLAKLNHPSIVSVYEFGNIDDTFFFLMEYVDGPTLRDMIRVGKLDSKHALAIVPDLCDALQYAHDNGVIHRDIKPENILLTKVGQVKIVDFGLSRIMDNPSQASNLTGTRQVMGTPRYMAPEQFEGAHHVDHRADIYSLGVVFYELLTGELPVGRFAAPSKKVSIDVRVDEVVLRTLEKEPRRRYQTASQVKSDLESIADSDDQAVAVTLAAEDARAIAAPPLPVKNNPSEADQELAGRLLLTRRDLMGQVEASLRPLFRWQLLQILVGVGLVALGAFGWTQNTHVPHRLTSGLIVHLYGIAYIAAAIAVMVRIKKIDYSESVQTVRQKLGEARRWYLRLTPLIGFPWWLMWIPVTIAAGFDQVMHPNSLVPSLIIGVLGMLISLWLYYRMVKPSRDDAEVWQSKFAGSSFRNATSLLNQIAERKIQ from the coding sequence ATGAATATTCGCGAAAAGAAACTACCGATTGAAGCGCTCGAACAAATCGACGACCGCTGCGCGGAATTCGAAAAAGCTTGGCAAACCGGATCGCCGGTGTCGATCGAATCCATCCTGGCGGACGATGTCGCCGACGAGCAGCGTGAGGTGCTGTTAGCGGAATTGGTAGTTCTGGAACTGGACTACCGACGTCGTCGTGGCGAATCGCCCAACCAACAGGAATTCCTCGACCGTTTTCCCGAACACGCCGAGCAGATTCGAGCCGTGTTCGACGATGCCCAGCGGCCGACCGGCGCTTTCGTGCCGCCGTCGATCGAACACGTTGCCGAACTCTTCCCGGCGCTAGACGTGATTGAATTGCTGGGTGCGGGCGGTATGGGCGCGGTCTACAAGGCCAAACAGAAAGGACTCGACCGCGTCGTCGCGATCAAAATTCTGCCCGCCGAGTTCGCCCATGACAATAAGTTTGCGTTGCGTTTCACCCGCGAAGCCCGCACGTTGGCCAAGCTGAATCATCCCAGCATTGTTTCGGTGTACGAGTTTGGAAACATCGACGATACGTTTTTCTTTCTGATGGAATACGTCGACGGACCAACGCTGCGTGACATGATCCGCGTGGGGAAATTGGACTCGAAACACGCCTTGGCAATTGTCCCGGATCTTTGCGACGCCCTGCAGTACGCGCATGACAACGGCGTCATTCATCGCGATATCAAGCCCGAGAATATTCTGCTGACCAAAGTGGGCCAAGTGAAAATTGTCGACTTTGGTTTGTCCAGAATTATGGACAACCCAAGTCAAGCGTCCAACTTGACCGGGACGCGGCAAGTCATGGGCACCCCACGGTACATGGCGCCGGAACAGTTTGAAGGGGCTCATCACGTCGACCATCGCGCGGACATCTACTCATTGGGCGTCGTGTTCTACGAACTGTTGACCGGTGAATTGCCGGTGGGACGCTTCGCCGCGCCGTCCAAGAAGGTATCTATCGACGTCCGTGTGGACGAAGTCGTTTTGCGAACGTTGGAAAAAGAACCGCGTCGACGCTACCAAACGGCTAGCCAAGTGAAATCGGATCTGGAATCGATCGCCGATTCGGACGATCAAGCCGTCGCTGTCACGCTGGCTGCGGAAGACGCTCGCGCCATCGCAGCTCCGCCGCTGCCTGTGAAAAACAATCCCAGCGAAGCGGACCAGGAGTTGGCCGGGCGATTGTTGTTGACGCGGCGAGATTTGATGGGGCAAGTCGAAGCGTCGCTGAGGCCGCTATTCCGCTGGCAACTGCTGCAAATTTTGGTCGGAGTCGGTTTGGTCGCGTTGGGCGCTTTTGGTTGGACGCAAAACACCCACGTGCCCCATCGATTGACTTCCGGCCTGATCGTGCATCTGTACGGAATCGCCTATATCGCGGCGGCCATCGCCGTCATGGTGCGGATCAAGAAGATCGACTACTCCGAATCCGTTCAGACAGTACGTCAGAAATTGGGGGAAGCGCGGCGTTGGTACCTGCGTTTGACTCCGTTGATCGGATTTCCGTGGTGGTTGATGTGGATCCCGGTAACCATCGCGGCGGGTTTCGATCAAGTCATGCATCCCAATTCCCTCGTGCCGTCGCTGATTATCGGCGTGCTGGGGATGTTGATCTCGCTGTGGCTGTACTACCGGATGGTCAAGCCCAGTCGCGACGACGCGGAAGTTTGGCAGAGCAAATTCGCGGGCAGCAGTTTCCGCAACGCGACGAGTCTACTGAATCAAATCGCCGAACGGAAAATTCAATAG
- a CDS encoding DUF7218 family protein has product MTKDHGPSIKDDEQYEALRDEGMSKEKAARIANTDRQAAGRRGGNAQTYDDQTKQELYDKAKDVGIEGRSKMSKDELIEALRDH; this is encoded by the coding sequence ATGACCAAAGATCATGGACCATCGATAAAGGACGACGAACAGTACGAAGCCCTTCGCGACGAAGGCATGAGCAAGGAGAAAGCGGCGAGGATCGCGAACACCGACCGTCAGGCGGCCGGCCGACGCGGCGGAAACGCCCAGACCTATGACGATCAAACTAAACAGGAGCTCTACGACAAGGCGAAGGATGTCGGCATCGAAGGCCGCTCCAAGATGTCGAAAGACGAACTGATCGAAGCACTGAGAGACCATTGA
- a CDS encoding nicotinate phosphoribosyltransferase, whose amino-acid sequence MNTTPDSNSLTLLTDLYQLTMAYGYWKHGKADQSAVFHLFFRSSPFRGGYTIAAGLEPVLDFLRAFRFASDDIDYLRTLQGNDGQPLFEPAFLQYLAELELTLDLDAIAEGTVVFPHEPLLRVRGSILQCQILETALLNIINFQTLIATKAARVTSAAKGDAVLEFGLRRAQGIDGALAASRAAYIGGCAATSNVLAGKRYGIPVKGTHAHSWVMSFDSEPTAFAAYAETMPNNCVFLVDTYDTLQGVRHAIDAGKRLRESGHQMVGIRLDSGDLAWLSIEARRMLDDAGFQNAAIVASNDLDEHLIQSLKLQGATISVWGVGTKLVTAYDQPALGGVYKLGAIQDAAGNWQPKIKLSEQLIKTSTPGVQQVRRYYDSNGQATVDMIYNQLQPISGDCTVVALQDATHRTQITASTPYDDLLIPMIRNGQVVADSPSLEDIRNRTQQQLQQFDRTVLRFDNPHKYRVGLESELHELKSQMVLETRQRAKQESQQ is encoded by the coding sequence ATGAACACTACGCCTGATTCCAACTCGTTGACGCTGCTAACCGACCTGTATCAGCTGACCATGGCTTATGGCTATTGGAAACATGGCAAGGCGGATCAGTCGGCGGTGTTCCATCTGTTTTTTCGCAGTAGCCCCTTTCGCGGTGGCTATACGATTGCCGCCGGGCTGGAGCCGGTGCTTGATTTTTTAAGGGCTTTTCGATTCGCGTCCGACGACATCGACTATCTCCGCACTTTACAGGGCAACGACGGTCAGCCGCTGTTTGAACCGGCTTTCCTGCAGTACCTAGCGGAACTGGAGCTGACGCTGGACCTGGACGCTATTGCGGAAGGGACGGTGGTGTTTCCGCATGAGCCGCTGCTGCGAGTCCGCGGTTCGATCCTGCAATGTCAAATCCTGGAAACAGCGCTGCTGAATATTATCAACTTCCAGACCCTGATCGCGACCAAGGCGGCGCGCGTGACCAGCGCAGCCAAGGGCGACGCCGTGCTGGAATTCGGCCTGCGAAGAGCTCAGGGTATCGACGGGGCCCTGGCGGCCAGCCGAGCGGCTTATATCGGTGGCTGCGCCGCAACATCGAATGTGTTGGCCGGCAAGCGGTATGGCATCCCGGTTAAGGGCACGCACGCGCACAGCTGGGTGATGTCCTTCGACAGTGAACCCACCGCGTTTGCCGCTTACGCCGAAACCATGCCCAACAACTGCGTGTTCCTGGTCGATACCTACGATACGCTTCAAGGCGTTCGCCATGCCATCGACGCTGGAAAACGACTTCGCGAATCGGGGCATCAAATGGTCGGGATTCGACTCGACTCCGGCGATCTGGCTTGGTTGAGCATCGAAGCCCGACGGATGCTGGACGACGCCGGGTTTCAGAATGCCGCGATTGTGGCCAGCAACGATTTGGACGAACATCTGATCCAGAGCTTAAAGTTGCAGGGAGCTACGATCAGTGTTTGGGGCGTCGGCACGAAATTGGTCACGGCCTACGACCAACCTGCGCTCGGGGGTGTCTATAAGCTGGGCGCGATTCAGGACGCGGCGGGCAACTGGCAACCCAAGATCAAGCTTTCCGAACAACTGATTAAAACATCCACGCCCGGCGTCCAACAGGTCCGCCGATACTACGATTCGAACGGGCAAGCCACGGTCGACATGATCTACAATCAACTGCAGCCTATTTCGGGCGATTGCACGGTCGTCGCGCTGCAAGACGCCACGCATCGTACCCAAATCACGGCTTCGACGCCTTACGACGATCTATTGATCCCAATGATTCGCAACGGGCAGGTGGTCGCCGATTCGCCCTCGCTGGAAGATATTCGCAACCGCACGCAACAACAACTGCAGCAATTCGACCGCACGGTCTTACGATTCGACAACCCGCACAAGTACCGCGTGGGACTGGAGAGCGAACTGCACGAGCTGAAGTCACAGATGGTTTTAGAGACACGTCAACGAGCCAAGCAGGAGAGCCAACAATGA
- the pncA gene encoding bifunctional nicotinamidase/pyrazinamidase, producing MTQPNTDVLLLVDLQNDFIEGGALAVQGGADVIAVANALMPHFQHVIATQDWHPSDHQSFASQNPELAIGDSFLLDGLPQTAWPDHCIQDSHGAAFAGALNQKAIQHVVRKGTDRQIDSYSGFFDNGHQRSTGLADYLRQQGIERVFVMGLATDYCVRATVLDAFAEGFGVCLVLDGCRGVNLQPGDVERAIFDMQNAGAELIESRQIPSENAQR from the coding sequence ATGACTCAGCCAAACACAGACGTTCTACTATTGGTGGACTTGCAAAACGATTTTATCGAAGGAGGCGCATTGGCCGTGCAGGGCGGAGCGGACGTGATCGCTGTCGCCAACGCGTTGATGCCCCACTTCCAACACGTGATTGCCACTCAGGATTGGCATCCCTCGGATCACCAGAGTTTCGCCAGCCAGAACCCTGAGCTCGCCATCGGGGACTCATTCTTGCTTGACGGCCTTCCTCAAACCGCTTGGCCCGACCATTGCATCCAGGATTCACACGGTGCAGCGTTTGCCGGCGCGTTAAACCAGAAAGCGATTCAGCATGTCGTGCGCAAAGGCACCGACCGGCAGATCGATAGTTACAGCGGATTCTTCGATAACGGACACCAACGTTCGACGGGGCTCGCGGACTATCTTCGCCAACAAGGTATCGAGCGAGTCTTTGTGATGGGACTGGCCACCGACTACTGTGTCCGCGCCACGGTGCTGGACGCGTTCGCCGAGGGCTTCGGCGTCTGTCTGGTGCTTGACGGTTGTCGGGGAGTGAATCTGCAGCCCGGTGACGTTGAACGTGCGATCTTCGACATGCAAAACGCCGGAGCGGAGTTGATTGAGAGTAGACAAATACCCAGCGAAAACGCTCAACGCTGA
- a CDS encoding alpha/beta hydrolase, with the protein MSYTPKPWIVVCCLLLPLTANAQQRSDREAVREAKLKAALERFPQADADKDGSLTLEEFREFQKHRRESTVGRQRATKAQRVAPTHADIAYGNHPKQRFDLWLAADATEPTPLVIYIHGGGFRGGDKSSANPGHVQAFLDAGVSFAAMNYRLSDSGPYPIMMHDAARGLQTLRHRAEEWNIDPQRIACFGGSAGAGISLWLAFHDDLADPDSSDPIARQSTRILAAATAGGQSTYDMHTYREWFDVPDLPMHTALPAFYGIESEEDLNKPEVKALMKDASPISHLSKDDHVSVYMTYGRPNEEVTKETSQSNWVHHVLLGLKLKEAMEPLGLECHVAAPRLQGHSNYPAMEPFLIEKLTGQR; encoded by the coding sequence ATGTCCTACACCCCGAAGCCATGGATTGTGGTTTGCTGTTTGCTGCTGCCTTTGACTGCCAATGCGCAGCAGAGATCCGATCGCGAAGCGGTCAGAGAAGCGAAACTGAAAGCCGCCCTGGAGCGGTTTCCACAAGCGGATGCCGACAAAGACGGTTCGCTGACGTTGGAAGAGTTCCGTGAATTTCAGAAGCATCGGCGGGAGTCGACGGTCGGGCGGCAAAGGGCAACGAAAGCCCAACGAGTTGCTCCAACGCATGCTGATATCGCTTACGGAAACCACCCCAAACAACGTTTTGATCTGTGGTTGGCTGCCGACGCCACCGAGCCGACTCCGTTGGTCATCTATATCCATGGCGGTGGATTCCGCGGCGGCGACAAATCCTCGGCTAATCCGGGACACGTCCAAGCATTTCTTGACGCTGGCGTTTCCTTTGCAGCGATGAATTATCGTTTGTCCGATTCAGGCCCCTATCCGATCATGATGCACGACGCGGCGCGAGGGCTGCAAACGCTTCGTCACCGGGCCGAAGAGTGGAATATCGATCCGCAACGTATCGCCTGTTTCGGGGGTTCGGCCGGCGCCGGGATCAGTCTGTGGCTGGCCTTCCATGACGACCTGGCTGATCCCGACAGCTCCGATCCGATCGCTCGTCAATCCACCAGAATTCTGGCGGCGGCGACGGCCGGCGGACAATCCACCTACGATATGCACACCTATCGCGAATGGTTCGACGTCCCGGATTTGCCGATGCACACCGCGCTACCGGCGTTTTACGGCATCGAAAGCGAAGAGGATTTGAACAAGCCGGAGGTCAAAGCACTGATGAAAGATGCTTCGCCGATTTCTCATCTATCCAAGGACGATCACGTCAGTGTGTACATGACATACGGACGCCCCAATGAGGAAGTTACGAAGGAAACGTCGCAATCCAATTGGGTGCACCATGTGTTGCTGGGCCTGAAGCTAAAGGAGGCCATGGAACCGTTGGGGCTGGAATGCCACGTCGCGGCGCCACGGCTTCAAGGCCATTCCAACTACCCCGCAATGGAACCGTTTTTGATCGAGAAATTGACCGGTCAGCGTTGA